One segment of Lachancea thermotolerans CBS 6340 chromosome E complete sequence DNA contains the following:
- the RXT2 gene encoding Rxt2p (weakly similar to uniprot|P38255 Saccharomyces cerevisiae YBR095C RXT2 Hypothetical ORF): MMTDAEASEDTGSRHQIKQFLDAVVRHKSGNFPKLNKSNEGFVFPSTSGASTNRGNKLLQSSEEVSRTSLNNLPENDRDQVFYNGSMHKLLARNWVSNGASDSETFDLDLHRLVDVRNILAPVSTIEDVAKHPAISKTFKSEVLGALALQAVLMVEKEQSNVVYLSKLLEAFLGDYPGPLYEDTLNLEEYDHNLKLRDDGDEDLACQGHPQQISGHATSTDEDPFFALPQLDPSNLLPSVISQKGEETLQEVETARQLAQIALQRNQEFIRNLQKIRKCIAKAERIKQRILGWGKEFAGIPEDDVTVPSALHVVKRGLISAATNRTMTDGQNFEAEEDEI, encoded by the coding sequence ATGATGACGGACGCTGAAGCCAGTGAAGACACGGGATCAAGGCACCAAATAAAGCAGTTTCTGGATGCTGTAGTACGCCATAAAAGTGGAAACTTTCCGAAACTTAACAAATCAAATGAAGGGTTCGTTTTCCCATCCACAAGTGGAGCCTCGACCAACCGAGGAAATAAGCTGTTACAATCCTCGGAGGAAGTCAGTCGTACATCTTTGAATAACCTGCCAGAAAACGACCGGGACCAAGTATTTTATAATGGGTCCATGCATAAGCTTTTAGCTCGTAACTGGGTGTCGAACGGCGCTAGTGATTCTGAAACGTTTGATCTAGATCTACACAGGCTGGTGGACGTGAGGAACATCCTTGCGCCTGTCTCTACCATTGAAGATGTTGCGAAACACCCAGctatttcaaaaactttcaaaagtgaGGTGCTTGGCGCATTGGCGCTGCAGGCAGTGCTTAtggttgaaaaagaacaaagcAATGTTGTCTATTTGTCAAAGCTGCTGGAGGCTTTTCTAGGAGACTATCCTGGGCCACTGTATGAAGATACACTAAACCTGGAAGAGTACGATCACAACCTTAAGCTGCGCGATGACGGCGATGAAGACCTTGCGTGTCAAGGTCACCCCCAACAAATTTCTGGGCACGCTACATCCACGGACGAAGATCCCTTTTTTGCGTTACCTCAGCTTGACCCCTCAAATTTACTACCATCTGTCATATCtcaaaaaggagaagaaacTTTACAAGAGGTTGAAACAGCTAGACAACTAGCCCAGATAGCTCTTCAGCGAAATCAAGAATTTATCAGGAATCTGCAAAAAATTCGAAAATGTATTGCTAAGGCAGAGCGGATAAAGCAGCGTATTCTTGGGTGGGGAAAAGAATTTGCGGGCATCCCAGAGGATGATGTCACTGTTCCCAGTGCTCTTCATGTAGTAAAGAGAGGCCTAATAAGCGCTGCTACGAACCGGACTATGACAGACGGGCAAAATTtcgaagctgaagaagatgaaataTAA
- a CDS encoding KLTH0E14938p (conserved hypothetical protein): MESGKRQSINSPARPAPRETSCSETLLNDGDDDAQANSTEIDNHDMETGRDVSPSPRNLVGTTSHDEMQQEQLYLEYFHSAIITEELGLIKHLKRAHGKMIKAIQELIRVKGYRSADSGKEYRFKWTDNATYYLLKYCLEIGPFYGFEHLKRPSLTKLEQSSLISLKWSCVWYDLLMTLKFENSIIPTESQIKSKCRYLLDNAHPKLFAVTTGDERNPFSFTGVDKVDNILEMLTRLKNDAEQRKVEIQKLETDRQNNKRTLGQMLCSNSIPSVTEGLSNSDSEEPSSIDDINQPNSITMRRNKRAGRLLNFKEIAQYSLSNSALVGDLQGTLKESIEAAAVEERKYKDKEQQRKDQELALKQKKLEISLQHNQHMLELELERQKREQFDHDAKKIDTLLKMMDRAKSLEGDKSPSSEALQKLLHNFVSR, translated from the coding sequence ATGGAATCTGGAAAACGTCAGAGTATCAACAGTCCTGCACGTCCGGCTCCCCGCGAAACCTCGTGCTCAGAAACTCTACTTAATGACGGTGATGATGATGCCCAAGCCAACTCCACTGAGATTGATAACCATGATATGGAGACTGGAAGAGACGTATCTCCATCACCAAGAAACTTAGTGGGGACGACAAGCCACGATGAAATGCAACAAGAGCAGCTTTATCTTGAATATTTCCACTCAGCGATAATAACCGAGGAACTAGGTTTAATCAAACATCTCAAGCGTGCACATGGAAAAATGATAAAAGCTATACAGGAGCTCATTAGGGTCAAAGGCTACAGATCAGCTGACAGTGGCAAGGAATACAGGTTTAAGTGGACAGATAATGCTACCTATTATCTTCTTAAGTACTGCCTTGAGATTGGGCCTTTTTACGGATTCGAGCATCTTAAGAGACCTTCACTAACCAAGTTAGAGCAAAGCAGCCTGATATCTTTGAAGTGGAGTTGCGTCTGGTATGACCTGCTAATGACATTGAAATTCGAGAACAGCATTATACCAACAGAATCGCAAATTAAAAGCAAATGCAGATATTTGCTGGATAATGCTCATCCCAAACTGTTCGCGGTTACGACAGGAGATGAGCGAAACCCGTTTTCATTTACAGGTGTTGATAAAGTTGATAACATTTTAGAGATGCTTAcaaggctgaaaaatgatgctgaacaaagaaaagtagaaatccaaaaactggaaaCTGATCGCCAAAATAACAAGAGAACCTTGGGCCAGATGCTGTGTTCTAATAGTATTCCGAGCGTAACAGAAGGCCTTAGTAACTCTGACTCTGAAGAACCATCTTCAATAGATGATATTAATCAGCCCAATAGTATCACAATGAGAAGAAATAAAAGGGCGGGGCGCTTGCTCAACTTTAAGGAAATTGCACAGTATTCTCTTTCTAATTCAGCTTTAGTAGGCGACCTGCAAGGAACACTCAAAGAATCAATCGAGGCAGCAGCCGtggaagaaagaaaatacAAAGATAAAGAACAGCAGCGAAAGGACCAAGAGCTTGCGCtaaagcaaaaaaagctagaGATTAGTCTTCAGCACAACCAACATATGTTAGAGTTAGAGCTTGAGCGTCAAAAACGCGAGCAGTTTGATCATGATGCTAAGAAAATTGACACTTTACTTAAAATGATGGACAGGGCTAAAAGCTTGGAAGGGGATAAGTCCCCATCATCTGAAGCGTTACAGAAGTTGTTGCACAATTTCGTGAGTCGTTAA